From Spea bombifrons isolate aSpeBom1 chromosome 6, aSpeBom1.2.pri, whole genome shotgun sequence, a single genomic window includes:
- the DENND2D gene encoding DENN domain-containing protein 2D: MAQLPGIIRRSFRRKSSKDSNQEISNGAKAAHPHHAATDQRTAVLSGGQNFFEYLVVVSLKKTSAGGYAPQITYQFPKRESLLSFQREEEERLLKAIPVFCFPEGNNWTPLTEYTSETFSFVLTNVDSSRKFGYCRRLLPSGKGPRLPEVYCIISCLGCFGLFAKILDEVEKRRQIATAVIYPFMQGLREATFPEPGKTVKIKSFIPGSGTEMIELTRPLDSRLEHVDFKTLLQCLSAKKILHIFASVVLERRIIFVAKDLSVLSQCIHAVAALLYPFTWEHTFIPVLPPALIDTVCCPTPFIVGVQKQFIDLIWDLPMEEVLVVDLCDGKLLRTVGDEEELLPRKLEDHMITSLLGQQQVPQSSEELNKGISEMFMEFFIKVIGHYSSHFKTGKGGVRAFQEKSFLKAMPSKSIRRFLKLFVRTQMFSILIQAAEKTTEVQDGYFHRKIQEFHEHKKMNKK; encoded by the coding sequence ATGGCTCAGCTGCCCGGAATCATCCGCAGGAGCTTCCGAAGGAAATCCTCCAAAGATTCCAACCAGGAGATCTCTAACGGGGCAAAAGCGGCGCATCCCCACCACGCTGCCACCGACCAACGGACTGCTGTGCTGAGCGGCGGCCAGAACTTCTTTGAGTACCTCGTGGTCGTATCTCTTAAGAAGACATCAGCAGGGGGTTATGCGCCCCAGATAACCTACCAGTTCCCAAAGAGAGAGAGCCTCCTAAGCTTCCaaagagaagaagaggagagatTACTGAAGGCCATCCCAGTCTTCTGCTTCCCAGAAGGGAATAATTGGACTCCTCTTACGGAATATACCAGCGAGACCTTCTCGTTTGTCCTGACAAATGTTGACAGCAGTAGAAAGTTTGGGTACTGCAGAAGACTCCTGCCCTCCGGGAAAGGTCCTAGACTTCCTGAAGTCTACTGCATTATTAGTTGTTTGGGCTGCTTTGGACTTTTTGCAAAAATACTTGATGAGGtggaaaaaagaagacagattGCCACAGCAGTTATATATCCTTTCATGCAGGGCCTGAGAGAGGCTACCTTCCCTGAACCAGGTAAAACCGTCAAGATTAAGAGCTTTATACCAGGATCTGGGACTGAGATGATAGAACTCACAAGACCTTTAGATTCTAGACTGGAACATGTTGATTtcaaaacccttttgcaatgtTTAAGTGCCAAGAAGATATTGCACATTTTTGCTTCTGTTGTGCTAGAGAGGCGGATTATATTTGTTGCAAAAGATCTTAGTGTGTTATCTCAGTGCATTCATGCTGTTGCAGCTCTGCTGTACCCTTTCACATGGGAGCACACATTCATCCCAGTTCTCCCACCAGCTTTAATAGACACTGTGTGCTGCCCAACACCTTTTATTGTTGGGGTGCAGAAACAATTCATTGATCTAATCTGGGATTTGCCCATGGAAGAGGTTCTGGTAGTGGATTTATGTGATGGAAAACTGCTAAGGACAGTTGGAGACGAGGAAGAACTCTTGCCAAGAAAACTAGAAGACCACATGATCACTTCACTTTTAGGCCAACAGCAGGTGCCACAGTCATCAGAAGAGCTCAACAAGGGAATTTCAGAGATGTTCATGGAGTTCTTCATTAAAGTCATAGGACACTATTCCTCCCACTTTAAAACCGGGAAAGGGGGAGTGCGTGCATTCCAGGAGAAGTCCTTCTTGAAAGCCATGCCTTCCAAAAGCATACGGAGATTTCTCAAGCTTTTTGTAAGGACGCAAATGTTCTCAATTCTTATTCAAGCAGCCGAAAAGACCACTGAAGTGCAAGATGGTTATTTTCACAGGAAAATTCAGGAATTCcatgaacataaaaaaatgaacaaaaaatga